A region from the Fusarium musae strain F31 chromosome 1, whole genome shotgun sequence genome encodes:
- a CDS encoding hypothetical protein (antiSMASH:Cluster_1.5), with protein sequence MTQIVSGADIYGQGSWIDSKAPPVPDDACRLLKMLAEATPGFTKDLAVLNTVAFTGSSDTIVPGPLKSAVIAAALHAMSGIVANELFELRDGESSSRTVSVNTDHAAFWLGSVGMTRRNGQTVQDLGKDGKLGAIFPKDLQGDIFGTPLRLRATANYETKDEGVWFQLHGSLGADPVLQTIGIDPSLECSSNDEATRVIAEHVRKFGAHELEMMYLVQGLCGSICYTPSGWKQTRMAKDLAKHPLINYKLQTHAVPTPAILLPVSTDKRPLAGIKVVELVRIIAGPVIGTTLAALGADVIRVNCSRLPDFNGLQLTLNAGVRTVDIDLAKDDEVKHLFALVADADVFIQGYRPGVIANKGLSLENLLELAGKRGKGMVYVEENCYGPNGPMAERPGWQQIADAASGCSYVTGRSLGHKDGTCVLPALPVPDMLTGLIGCIGTMMAIRDRARQGGSYRVFASLMAAASLHLSPEVGLYSPEVVQRCQEKFGWNDTSPDLFVLELLDVVLKAWAKEMPESFGEDSPFMSTLKGDWGEFQVLKPVVQLSEKNASPYYSSAPEPNCSRESTAVAWQ encoded by the exons ATGACACAGATAGTCTCGGGCGCTGATATCTACGGACAAGGGTCCTGGATTGACTCTAAGGCACCACCAGTTCCCGATGATGCATGTCGACTTCTCAAGATGCTGGCCGAGGCGACGCCCGGATTCACAAAAGACCTCGCCGTTCTGAACACGGTAGCTTTCACAGGTTCCTCCGACACAATCGTCCCTGGCCCCTTGAAATCAGCCGTTATCGCTGCAGCTCTGCACGCCATGAGCGGCATTGTCGCTAACGAGCTCTTCGAGCTCAGAGATGGCGAGAGCTCTAGTCGGACTGTGTCAGTCAATACCGACCATGCTGCATTCTGGCTCGGAAGTGTAGGCATGACCAGACGCAACGGGCAGACTGTCCAGGACCTTGGCAAGGATGGCAAATTGGGTGCCATCTTCCCTAAAGATCTCCAAGGAGACATCTTCGGAACACCACTCAGATTACGCGCCACGGCGAACTATGAGACCAAGGATGAAGGCGTTTGGTTTCAGCTACATGGGTCTCTAGGGGCAGATCCAGTACTACAAACCATCGGCATAGACCCATCGCTAGAGTGCAGCAGTAACGATGAGGCCACTCGAGTCATTGCGGAGCACGTTCGCAAGTTTGGAGCGCATGAGCTGGAGATGATGTATCTCGTTCAGGGCCTTTGTGGAAGTATCTGCTATACTCCTAGTGGATGGAAACAGACACGCATGGCCAAGGACTTGGCTAAGCACCCCCTTATCAACTACAAGCTGCAGACGCACGCAGTACCTACACCAGCCATTCTGTTGCCAGTATCTACCGATAAACGACCACTGGCTGGCATTAAGGTCGTGGAGCTTGTCCGAATCATTGCAGGCCCCGTTATTGGAACGACATTGGCTGCCCTCGGAGCTGATGTGATCCGTGTGAACTGCAGTCGCCTCCCTGACTTTAAT GGACTTCAACTGACGCTGAATGCTGGCGTTAGAACGGTGGATATCGACCTGgccaaagatgatgaagtaAAACATCTCTTCGCATTGGTTGCAGATGCAGACGTCTTTATTCAAGGCTACAGGCCCGGAGTTATTGCCAATAAAGGACTCAGCCTTGAGAATCTCCTAGAGTTAGCTGGCAAAAGAGGCAAGGGCATGGTATATGTGGAAGAAAATTGCTACGGGCCAAATGGCCCTATGGCCGAGCGACCTGGCTGGCAACAAATCGCTGATGCTGCCTCTGGGTGTTCCTATGTCACTGGGAGAAGCCTGGGACACAAAGACGGAACATGTGTACTTCCTGCTCTACCTGTACCGGATATGCTCACTGGTTTGATCGGATGCATCGGCACTATGATGGCCATCAGGGACCGTGCACGTCAAGGCGGATCTTACCGTGTTTTTGCATCCCTCATGGCCGCTGCTTCTCTCCATCTAAGCCCTGAGGTCGGATTATACTCGCCAGAGGTGGTACAGCGCTGCCAAGAGAAGTTCGGTTGGAACGATACCAGTCCTGACCTCTTTGTACTTGAGCTGCTGGACGTAGTACTGAAGGCATGGGCTAAAGAGATGCCGGAGTCCTTTGGGGAGGACTCGCCTTTTATGTCTACACTCAAAGGTGACTGGGGTGAGTTTCAAGTGCTGAAGCCGGTTGTACAGCTGAGCGAGAAAAACGCATCGCCATACTACTCATCTGCTCCAGAGCCTAATTGCTCTCGGGAGAGTACTGCAGTGGCATGGCAATAG
- a CDS encoding hypothetical protein (EggNog:ENOG41), with protein MLKASKDSRAALQRVLHLGQASGKPGEIYYPDSISNTDVNGSLQLKRTEKPVPGDHEVLVQLKAAALNHRDLFVRQHQYPAISLDQPMLSDGYGVITEVGRDVSNKSLLGENVLLTPMRGWISDLAGPEDPQKWSITGSTRLYDVGTAQDYVCVHKDEVVPAPKHLSATEGAALPLVGLTAWRALVTKAAVQPGQNVLITGIGGGVALSALQFGVAMGANVFVTSGSQEKLLRARDLGALGGAIYKLETWEADIRRQLPPSRPFIDAVIDGAGGDIVVKAVNLLKPGGVIVQYGMTVSPKMNWTMPAVLLNAELKGTTMGSRREFRDMVAFVDREGIRPVISGVVQGLSNLKDIDGLFDDMKAGRQMGKLVIKMEEPSSPKM; from the exons ATGTTGAAGGCATCCAAAGACTCAAGAGCAGCTCTACAGCGCGTGCTGCATCTCGGCCAGGCTTCAGGAAAGCCTGGGGAAATTTACTACCC TGATTCAATTTCCAACACTGATGTCAATGGCAGTCTCCAGCTTAAAAGGACTGAGAAGCCTGTGCCTGGAGACCATGAGGTCCTCGTCCAGCTCAAAGCAGCTGCTCTGAACCACCGTGATCTCTTCGTTAGGCAACATCAGTACCCCGCCATATCTCTCGACCAACCCATGTTATCGGATGGCTATGGAGTAATCACTGAAGTCGGGCGAGATGTTTCTAATAAGTCCCTACTCGGAGAAAACGTACTCCTGACTCCGATGCGTGGCTGGATATCCGATCTAGCTGGCCCAGAGGATCCTCAAAAATGGTCCATTACCGGTTCTACACGTCTCTATGACGTAGGCACAGCGCAAGACTATGTTTGCGTTCACAAGGACGAGGTTGTTCCAGCCCCAAAGCACTTGTCTGCCACGGAGGGCGCAGCTCTACCACTGGTAGGACTTACAGCCTGGCGGGCACTTGTCACTAAAGCCGCTGTCCAGCCAGGACAAAACGTTCTCATTACCGGTATTGGAGGCGGCGTTGCTCTTTCAGCCTTACAGTTCGGCGTGGCTATGGGCGCCAATGTCTTCGTTACATCTGGTAGTCAAGAAAAGCTCCTTAGAGCTAGAGACTTGGGTGCACTAGGCGGAGCGATTTACAAACTGGAGACGTGGGAGGCAGATATTCGCCGTCAGCTTCCGCCATCGAGGCCATTCATCGATGCTGTTATTGACGGAGCTGGCGGCGATATCGTTGTCAAGGCCGTAAATCTTCTCAAGCCTGGTGGCGTTATTGTTCAATATGGTATGACCGTCTCACCGAAGATGAATTGGACTATGCCAGCTGTCCTTCTGAATGCGGAGTTGAAAGGAACTACAATGGGTTCCAGGAGAGAGTTTCGGGATATGGTTGCCTTCGTCGACCGCGAAGGGATCCGACCAGTGATCAGTGGAGTAGTGCAAGGTTTGAGTAACCTCAAGGACATTGATGGGCTTTTCGACGATATGAAAGCTGGACGACAGATGGGTAAGCTTGTTATTAAGATGGAGGAGCCAAGTAGCCCTAAGATGTAG